A window of [Ruminococcus] lactaris ATCC 29176 genomic DNA:
GGAGCCAAGTACATGATATTCATTTACATAGTATGTATCCGACTATGTAAAATAATACTACCACATCCCTGGCTCTTTTGCTACTAAAATTTTTATAAATTTCTGTAAACTAAATCACATTCATCTGACTGTCCATGTACTTCTCAAACTGCTCCCGTTTGATCAATGCTCGGTTCCCATTCCAAAGGACAAAATCCTCATCTGAATGCTCCTGCACAAACAGCTTCAGCTTCTTGTATCCGATTCCGAAATACTCCGATGCTTCATTTAATGTCAATGTGTACTTCTGCCACCAAGGCAGCTCTTTCTTTTCGTTACCGCTCATCTCAGGTGCGTCTCCTTTCCAATCCGGTTCCGTCCCGGAACCTTTCTATCTTCCTAAGCGCCTTTTGACGAGATAATTCCGGTAAATGCTGAAAAAAGATTAAAAAGCCTGTATATATCTGAATTGAATCAAATAAATCTTGGGTACCCTAATACATGAATAATCACAAAAGGCAAGAGTTTTAGTACAAATATCTTTGCTTTATATTTAATTTCAGTAATTATTTTTCTTATTCAGCTTATAAAACTTGATTTTTCCATTTATTAAGCATATAATATCCTTAGGAAAGGAGGATACAAATCATGTTATGCCAGTTTTCATTTCAGAATTTTAAGTCTTACAAAGGAGAAACAACCTTAGATTTTCAGGCAGCCACGCTTCCTGAATTCAAAGAAACATTGATCACAGAAGAAAAGGCAACTGACCTGTTACCTGTAAGTGTTATATATGGACCAAACGGAGGTGGTAAGTCTAACCTTCTCCAGGCTCTTTCATGCGTAATTTCCACTATCGTAAAGCCTGTACATGAACTGGAAAAGAACCGACAGAATCTCATCCTTCAGCAAAAGGTTGATGCAGTACCATTCCTATTCGACCAGGATTCAGCAAACGAACCCACAGAGTTCCGTATGTTCTTTAGAATTGCAAAAAATGAGTATTGCTACTACATCTCTCTCAAAAACGACGAGATCATTTCAGAATCATTATACCGTAAGTCAATCACCGGCAAGAAATCTGCCACCATCTTTGAGCGCGAAACTGACAATATCACACTTGGTCCTTCTATAAATAAGAAAAGTATCAATACAAGTGTCAATCCAAAGATGCCATATCTCTCCTTCCTTGCCATCAACTATGACATTTCGGTTATCAGTGAAGTCATGACCTGGTTCGAGAGCTGCATTATCCGTAGCTATGCAAATCCAATAGTCGAGCATCAGATCATGCTTGCAAAGGATGCACCTTACAAGGAGCAGTTTATTCGTGCCTTAAATGACATGGACATTGATATTACAGACTACCGCTATGACGAAGATAGTCATCAGCTTTTCATGAAGAGAAACTTAGGCACTGCAGAATACGAGCTTCCATTCTCTGAAGAATCCGATGGAACAAGAAAGCTCATTGCTGCTCTTCCGGTTATTCTTCTCGCACTTCGCGAAGGACGTATGGTGATCATTGATGAATTAGATGCAAAGCTCCATCCAAAACTTTTAAAGTATGTAATTTCCTTATTTAAAAATAAGGAAATTAATCAATATGGTGCTCAGCTTCTGTTTACCTCTCATGATATGTATACTTTAAAGAATACTGTGTTCCGCCGTGATGAGATTTGGTTCGCTGCGGAGAATAATGCACATGAGAGTGAAATCTATTCTCTCCACGAAATCCGTGGTGAGGATAATGACAGAATCAAGAATACCGCAGCTTACGACAAGCAATATCTGGAGGGACGCTACGGAGCAGATCCATATCTATCCAATATGCTTGGAGGTGAATTTTAATGAGCCTAAAACCACCAAAAAAAAGCGACCTTGACAAAAGTTGGATGAAAGCCAGACGTGACAAGCCAAAGAAAATTCAACCGGAATATCATCTCATCATAACCGAGGGAACAGACACCGAACCAGCATACTTCGGAGCCATGAGAGATATCATCAACAGCACCTACTCTGACCGTATTCAGCTTGGGGTCCACGGTGCCGGTGATAATACACTAAGCCTTTTTCAAAAGGCAAAAAACATGGCAGCATCCTCGGCCAATGGATATAAGCATGTATGGGTTGTATACGACACTGATGATTTTCCAGCTGACCATATCAATAAAACTGCAGAGCTTTGTGTTTCTGAATCAACCGAAGAGACCACCTATCATGCCATCTGGTCAAACCAATGCATAGAATTATGGTTCCTGCTGCATTTCAGTTTCATGCAGTCCGATCTTCACAGAACATCCTACTGGCCAAAGCTCACGGAAATGCTTACCTCTCTCGGAGTTGGTGAATATGTAAAAAATCGTACCGACATGTACCAAATTCTCCTACCATACATGGATGCCGCTATTGCAAATGCAGAAAAGCTTGACAAAATCAATAAAGGTAAACTACCGTCAGCTTCTGCTCCCGGAACAAAAGTATATGAACTCGTAAAAAAGTTAAAACCTTATCTATCTTAAAACAAAGCCTGCCGGAACACATATCATTCCCGCAGGCTTTTCCTATGCCTTATACAATCACTCTCTCTTCCCAAAATCCAAATTAATCCATCCAGCCCCGGACTTCAGTTTTCCCCATCCTTTCGCAGCATCCTTACCATTTTTCACTTCTACAATAGTAAACACGCCAACTCCGGTAAACTTCCCGGTCTTCGCTGTATCCGTTCCCGCGCCTTTCCTGATATTCAGATCTGGAACACTAACCTTCACTGTAAATGGACAGTCCACATTACTCATTCCGCCTGCAGTTTCTAACATTACTTCCGGATACATCTGCTTTCCATTCCAGTCATAAATTTTATAGCCCGGATGCTTGTCAGCCATCGCCTTCGCATTATCAAATACGGAATACGCACCAAGCTGTGAAGCTACATCTCCCCAGTTCTTTCTTACCCTGTAATACTTAATCACATCCGAAGTCTCAGCGGTCACATCATACTGCGTCAGTTTCCATTTCTCTATAATACTGTAGAGTTTTTCCACATAAGTAAGACTGGTAGCATAACCACCGTCCTTAATGATCTGCACTGCCTTCTTATAATCTGAGCATCCTTTCAGCCCATCATATCGGAACTTCTCTCCATTCTTAGCGCCGAGCAGATAAGCACTGTGATCCGCAATGGAATCATCCACATTCGGATATTTTCTGAATTCTGCTGTGACTGTCACATAACTTCCATCTGCCTTCTGCTCCTGTGTCTTCTTTTTATAAATGCTCACACCATCCCAAACCGAACCACTCCAGGTATTGCCGGAAAGTGACTTCTTCATTCCAAAACAGTTATTGGCTCCCAACGCAAGCTCACTCTTTCCATAACCGCTCTCCAGAATAAACTGGGCCATAGACACCGAAGCAAGAATCCCTGATTTTTTCTGATCTGCGGTAAACAGGGGACCAACCTTTGCAAGCACCTGTTCTTCTGTCAGTCCCTGAAATTCCCCGGCCTGCATCCCTGATGGAATCACTTCCACATTTCCGCTGCCAAGTCTTGAAGTAACCTTCGCAGCCAGATCTCCCAGTCTCGCATAAAGCCAGTCTCCAGGACAGCTCTTATTCGCAAACCACCGGTGTACGGTAATGAGCATTTCATCCGCCTTCGGCTGATAATTCAGAGACTTATTTTTATCACCAAACCAGAGTAGTTTTTTCTTTCCATTTCTTCTGCAGATATCCTCACACAGATCGACCAGACGCTCATAAACCACCTGATGCATAACATACGGTTCCGCCTTGTCAGAAGCACACTCAATCGTCACTGCCCTCTGATCATTCGCATTACTGGACGTACACCAAGAGCGATTCTTCTCTTCCACATACAATCCGATCCGGCCATTCTTATCAATTCCATAATTCGAAGAAGCCTTGGTAGAAGATTTATGAAACCAGTCCCCCAGACCTTCTGCTGTACACTGACCTACTACACAGTGCGGTGATATTCTGTCAATCCGCTCCGTTCTCAGTCCGGAATGGTTCGGACTGAGCAACGTATACGCCACCAAAGAACTATTACTGTATCCCATAATCATTCACCTTCTTCCTCATCCTCTGATACATCATCCGAGTCTCCCTCACTTTTGTCATGCAGCTGTTCCAGCACATCCTTCATCTTCTGCGGGATCGGCAGTCCCAAATGCCCTGCATTCTCCAGCAGGCTCACACCCTCATTGGAAATATAGAAAAAGATCACTGCTGTCCTCAGCACAGATCCGTTCCCGATCACGGACACATCCAGAATATTCGCCATTCCTACCAGTAAAAAGATCAGCACCTTCCTGCAGATCCCCCGGAATCCCACCTCACTGGAAAGCGTATGATCCGCAAAAGCACACATCACCCCGGTCAGGTAATCGATCACCACAAAAGCAATCAGGGCATACAGAAGCCCGTCACAGCCTCCCATAAACCAGCCCAGCCATCCGCCTACAGCCATAAAAACCATCTGAATAAAATTCCAAAATTCCTTCATGCCAGAATCCTCCTCCCATGAAAAAAGCAGCCCCCATTTCTGAGAACTGCCGTAAATAAGTTTTCTATCTTCATGCCTTGCGGCAGAAAGACCTACATTGTTTCCTCCGTCAGCGTATACGTGATCTTCATGGTCTTGTCCGTATTCTTCACCACTGCTGACGAAAGATTATTGATACTTGCCAAATAAGGCGT
This region includes:
- a CDS encoding excisionase; its protein translation is MSGNEKKELPWWQKYTLTLNEASEYFGIGYKKLKLFVQEHSDEDFVLWNGNRALIKREQFEKYMDSQMNVI
- a CDS encoding AAA family ATPase, which translates into the protein MLCQFSFQNFKSYKGETTLDFQAATLPEFKETLITEEKATDLLPVSVIYGPNGGGKSNLLQALSCVISTIVKPVHELEKNRQNLILQQKVDAVPFLFDQDSANEPTEFRMFFRIAKNEYCYYISLKNDEIISESLYRKSITGKKSATIFERETDNITLGPSINKKSINTSVNPKMPYLSFLAINYDISVISEVMTWFESCIIRSYANPIVEHQIMLAKDAPYKEQFIRALNDMDIDITDYRYDEDSHQLFMKRNLGTAEYELPFSEESDGTRKLIAALPVILLALREGRMVIIDELDAKLHPKLLKYVISLFKNKEINQYGAQLLFTSHDMYTLKNTVFRRDEIWFAAENNAHESEIYSLHEIRGEDNDRIKNTAAYDKQYLEGRYGADPYLSNMLGGEF
- a CDS encoding RloB family protein, which gives rise to MSLKPPKKSDLDKSWMKARRDKPKKIQPEYHLIITEGTDTEPAYFGAMRDIINSTYSDRIQLGVHGAGDNTLSLFQKAKNMAASSANGYKHVWVVYDTDDFPADHINKTAELCVSESTEETTYHAIWSNQCIELWFLLHFSFMQSDLHRTSYWPKLTEMLTSLGVGEYVKNRTDMYQILLPYMDAAIANAEKLDKINKGKLPSASAPGTKVYELVKKLKPYLS
- a CDS encoding glucosaminidase domain-containing protein, which codes for MIMGYSNSSLVAYTLLSPNHSGLRTERIDRISPHCVVGQCTAEGLGDWFHKSSTKASSNYGIDKNGRIGLYVEEKNRSWCTSSNANDQRAVTIECASDKAEPYVMHQVVYERLVDLCEDICRRNGKKKLLWFGDKNKSLNYQPKADEMLITVHRWFANKSCPGDWLYARLGDLAAKVTSRLGSGNVEVIPSGMQAGEFQGLTEEQVLAKVGPLFTADQKKSGILASVSMAQFILESGYGKSELALGANNCFGMKKSLSGNTWSGSVWDGVSIYKKKTQEQKADGSYVTVTAEFRKYPNVDDSIADHSAYLLGAKNGEKFRYDGLKGCSDYKKAVQIIKDGGYATSLTYVEKLYSIIEKWKLTQYDVTAETSDVIKYYRVRKNWGDVASQLGAYSVFDNAKAMADKHPGYKIYDWNGKQMYPEVMLETAGGMSNVDCPFTVKVSVPDLNIRKGAGTDTAKTGKFTGVGVFTIVEVKNGKDAAKGWGKLKSGAGWINLDFGKRE
- a CDS encoding phage holin family protein, producing MKEFWNFIQMVFMAVGGWLGWFMGGCDGLLYALIAFVVIDYLTGVMCAFADHTLSSEVGFRGICRKVLIFLLVGMANILDVSVIGNGSVLRTAVIFFYISNEGVSLLENAGHLGLPIPQKMKDVLEQLHDKSEGDSDDVSEDEEEGE